In the Populus trichocarpa isolate Nisqually-1 chromosome 1, P.trichocarpa_v4.1, whole genome shotgun sequence genome, one interval contains:
- the LOC18095411 gene encoding trifunctional UDP-glucose 4,6-dehydratase/UDP-4-keto-6-deoxy-D-glucose 3,5-epimerase/UDP-4-keto-L-rhamnose-reductase RHM1, whose product MATYTPKNILITGAAGFIASHVCNRLIRNYPDYKIVVLDKLDYCSNLKNLLPSKSSPNFKFVKGDVGSADLVNFLLITESIDTIMHFAAQTHVDNSFGNSFEFTKNNIYGTHVLLEACKVTGQIRRFIHVSTDEVYGETDEDAVVGNHEASQLLPTNPYSATKAGAEMLVMAYGRSYGLPVITTRGNNVYGPNQFPEKLIPKFILLAMQGKHLPIHGDGSNVRSYLYCEDVAEAFEVILHKGEVGHVYNIGTKKERRVIDVAKDICNLFSRDPDTSIKFVDNRPFNDQRYFLDDQKLNNLGWSEHTTWQEGLRKTMEWYTQNPDWWGDVSGALLPHPRMLMMPGGRHFDGSEEKDASYVSNNSNQTRMVIPVSKGSGSGSPRKPSLKFLIYGRTGWIGGLLGKLCEKQGISYEYGKGRLEDRSSLLSDIQNVRPTHVFNAAGVTGRPNVDWCESHKTETIRTNVTGTLTLADLCREHNLLMMNFATGCIFEYNAGHPEGSGIGFTEEDKPNFIGSYYSKTKAMVEELLKEYDNVCTLRVRMPISSDLNNPRNFITKISRYNKVVNIPNSMTILDELLPISIEMAKRNLRGIWNFTNPGVVSHNEILEMYKNYINPDFTWVNFDLEEQAKVIVAPRSNNEMDASKLKNEFPELLPIKESLIKYVFEPNKRT is encoded by the exons ATGGCTACCTATACTCCGAAGAACATCCTCATTACTGGAGCTGCTGGGTTTATCGCGTCCCATGTTTGCAATCGGCTTATCCGTAACTACCCTGATTATAAAATAGTTGTGCTTGACAAGCTTGACTATTGTTCAAACCTGAAAAATCTCCTCCCTTCCAAGTCATCCCCTAACTTTAAGTTTGTCAAGGGTGATGTTGGAAGTGCAGACCTTGTCAACTTCCTCCTGATCACGGAGTCGATTGACACAATTATGCACTTTGCAGCCCAGACCCATGTGGACAACTCTTTTGGTAACAGCTTTGAGTTCACCAAGAACAACATATATGGAACTCATGTCCTTTTAGAAGCTTGCAAAGTCACTGGTCAGATCAGGAGGTTCATCCATGTGAGCACAGATGAAGTATATGGGGAGACTGATGAAGACGCTGTTGTAGGAAATCATGAGGCCTCTCAACTTCTCCCAACTAACCCCTACTCTGCAACCAAAGCTGGAGCAGAAATGCTTGTTATGGCATATGGAAGGTCATATGGGCTGCCTGTGATAACCACTCGTGGGAACAATGTTTATGGTCCCAATCAGTTCCctgaaaaattaattccaaagtttATTCTCTTAGCCATGCAAGGGAAGCATCTTCCCATCCATGGTGATGGTTCTAATGTGAGAAGTTACTTGTATTGTGAGGATGTCGCTGAGGCTTTTGAAGTCATTCTTCACAAGGGAGAGGTAGGCCATGTTTACAATATAGGGACAAAGAAGGAAAGGAGAGTGATTGATGTAGCCAAAGATATTTGCAACCTTTTCTCAAGGGACCCTGATACGAGCATCAAGTTTGTAGACAACAGACCATTCAATGACCAGAGGTACTTTTTGGATGATCAGAAGCTGAATAATTTGGGATGGTCAGAACATACTACATGGCAGGAGGGGTTGAGAAAGACTATGGAGTGGTACACTCAAAATCCTGATTGGTGGGGTGATGTCTCTGGAGCCCTGCTTCCTCATCCAAGAATGCTCATGATGCCTGGTGGGAGACATTTTGATGGGTCTGAAGAGAAAGATGCTTCTTATGTCTCAAATAATTCAAATCAGACCCGGATGGTGATTCCAGTTTCAAAAGGAAGCGGCTCTGGCTCTCCTCGAAAACCTTCGCTTAAGTTCCTGATCTATGGCAGGACTGGGTGGATTGGGGGTTTGCTTGGGAAGTTGTGTGAGAAACAAGGAATTTCCTATGAATATGGAAAGGGGCGCTTGGAAGATCGATCCTCACTTTTGTCAGATATTCAGAATGTTAGGCCTACCCATGTTTTTAATGCTGCTGGGGTCACTGGCAGGCCCAATGTTGATTGGTGTGAATCCCACAAGACAGAAACTATACGCACCAATGTTACTGGAACTCTGACATTAGCAGATCTTTGCAGAGAGCACAACCTCCTGATGATGAATTTTGCTACAGGCTGCATATTTGAGTATAATGCTGGTCATCCAGAGGGTTCTGGCATTGGTTTCACCGAGGAAGACAAGCCCAATTTCATTGGTTCTTACTATTCAAAGACTAAGGCCATg gtcgaAGAGCTTTTGAAAGAGTATGACAATGTGTGCACCCTCAGAGTTAGAATGCCAATATCATCAGACCTAAACAACCCACGCAACTTCATTACAAAGATTTCTCGCTATAATAAGGTGGTGAACATTCCAAACAGCATGACTATCCTGGACGAACTTCTACCTATTTCAATTGAGATGGCAAAGAGGAACTTGAGAGGCATATGGAACTTCACAAACCCTGGTGTTGTGAGCCATAATGAGATTTTGGAGATGTACAAGAACTACATTAACCCGGACTTTACATGGGTTAACTTTGACCTAGAGGAGCAAGCCAAGGTGATAGTTGCCCCCCGGAGCAACAATGAGATGGATGCGTCCAAGCTGAAGAACGAGTTCCCTGAGTTGCTGCCAATCAAAGAGTCATTAATCAAGTATGTCTTTGAACCCAACAAGAGAACCTAA
- the LOC18095412 gene encoding alpha,alpha-trehalose-phosphate synthase [UDP-forming] 1, giving the protein MPGNQDNGNSIHNSGRVGRLLKLRELRRNIRSAYSNELTDNHRGTEPCEYDLRAREGDSLNNSFIEQFLEGAIAQGCEKPDARPLRQRLLVVANRLPVSAVRRGEDSWSLEMSAGGLVSALLGVKEFEARWIGWAGVNVPDEVGQKSLTKALAEKRCIPVFLDEEIVHQYYNGYCNNILWPLFHYLGLPQEDRLATTRSFQSQFAAYKKANQMFADVVHQHYEEGDVVWCHDYHLMFLPKCLKEYNNNMKVGWFLHTPFPSSEIHRTLPSRSDLLRSVLAADLVGFHTYDYARHFVSACTRILGLEGTPEGVEDQGRLTRVAAFPIGIDSDRFIRALELPQVQDHIKELKERFAGRKVMLGVDRLDMIKGIPQKILAFEKFLEENSHWRDKVVLLQIAVPTRTDVPEYQKLTSQVHEIVGRINGRFGTLTAVPIHHLDRSLDFHALCALYAVTDVALVTSLRDGMNLVSYEFVACQDSKKGVLILSEFAGAAQSLGAGAILVNPWNITEVADSIRQALTMLPEEREKRHRHNFVHVTTHTAQEWAETFVSELNDTVIEAQLRTRQVPPSLPEDNAIRCYLQSTNRLLILGFNATLTEPVDTPGRRADQIKEMELKLHPELKEALTALCSDRNNTVVVLSGSDRKALDKNFGEYDMWLAAEHGMFLRLTKGDWMTAMPEHLNMEWVDSVKHVFEYFTERTPRSHFELRETLLVWNYKYADVEFGRLQARDMLQHLWTGPISNASVDVVQGSRSVEVRSVGVTKGAAIDRILGEIVHSKSMTTPIDYVLCIGHFLGKDEDVYTFFEPELPSDGLVAARTKQNDGPKLPNERRPPMKLPASRSGPKSSQGKAQRALINPEKGTPNHSCGNSRRSSAEKTSWNVLDLKGDNYFSCAVGRTRTNARYLLGSSDDVVSFLRRLANAST; this is encoded by the exons ATGCCTGGAAACCAGGACAACGGTAATTCCATCCATAACTCAGGTCGTGTCGGACGGCTCTTAAAACTAAGAGAGCTAAGGCGAAACATCAGGTCTGCCTATTCAAATGAGTTAACTGATAATCATAGAGGAACTGAACCATGTGAATATGATCTACGAGCGCGGGAAGGTGACAGCTTGAACAATTCCTTTATCGAACAATTCTTGGAAGGGGCTATTGCGCAGGGATGTGAAAAGCCAGATGCCAGGCCTTTAAGGCAACGCCTATTGGTGGTAGCTAACAGACTGCCTGTATCTGCTGTTAGAAGAGGTGAAGACTCATGGTCTTTGGAGATGAGTGCTGGGGGCCTAGTCAGTGCTCTTCTAG GTGTGAAGGAGTTTGAGGCGAGATGGATTGGCTGGGCTGGGGTTAACGTGCCAGATGAAGTTGGCCAGAAGTCGCTTACTAAAGCTTTGGCTGAAAAG AGGTGCATTCCGGTATTCCTTGATGAAGAGATTGTTCATCAATATTATAATGGCTACTGCAACAATATACTGTGGCCTCTCTTTCATTATCTTGGGCTTCCACAAGAAGATCGACTCGCCACAACCAGAAGTTTCCAGTCTCAGTTTGCTGCATATAAGAAGGCAAATCAAATGTTTGCTGATGTGGTTCACCAGCATTATGAGGAGGGTGATGTTGTCTGGTGCCATGATTACCATTTGATGTTTCTCCCAAAATGCCTGAAGGAATACAACAATAATATGAAAGTTGGTTGGTTTCTCCATACACCCTTTCCTTCTTCTGAAATCCACAGGACACTGCCATCTCGATCAGACCTATTACGTTCTGTTCTTGCTGCCGATTTAGTTGG ATTTCACACCTATGACTATGCAAGACATTTTGTTAGTGCTTGTACTCGCATTCTTGGGCTAGAGGGCACACCTGAAGGCGTTGAGGATCAAGGGAGGCTGACACGAGTTGCTGCG TTTCCAATCGGGATAGACTCAGATCGGTTCATAAGAGCTCTTGAACTCCCTCAAGTCCAGGATCACATTAAAGAACTGAAGGAAAGATTTGCTGGCCGAAAG GTGATGCTAGGTGTTGACCGCCTTGATATGATTAAAGGAATTCCACAGAAGATtcttgcttttgaaaaatttctcGAGGAGAATTCTCACTGGCGTGATAAAGTTGTTCTACTGCAAATTGCTGTGCCAACAAGAACAGATGTTCCTGAGT ATCAAAAGTTGACGAGCCAGGTTCATGAAATTGTTGGACGCATTAATGGCAGATTTGGAACATTAACTGCTGTTCCAATACATCACCTg GATCGATCTCTCGACTTCCACGCCTTGTGTGCATTATATGCAGTTACTG aTGTTGCTCTTGTTACTTCTTTGAGGGATGGAATGAATCTTGTCAGTTATGAGTTTGTAGCATGCCAAGATTCAAAGAAGGGTGTGCTCATTCTTAGTGAG tTTGCAGGTGCAGCCCAATCCTTGGGTGCTGGAGCAATCCTTGTGAACCCTTGGAACATCACTGAAGTTGCTGATTCAATACGCCAAGCTCTAACTATGTTACctgaagaaagagagaagcgACACCGGCACAACTTTGTCCATGTGACAACCCACACTGCTCAAGAATGGGCTGAAACTTTTGTGAG CGAACTAAATGATACAGTTATCGAGGCACAGCTAAGGACCCGGCAAGTGCCACCTTCACTTCCAGAAGATAATGCAATTAGATGTTATTTGCAGTCTACTAACCGGTTGCTCATACTG GGATTCAATGCAACATTGACTGAGCCAGTGGACACTCCTGGGAGAAGAGCTGATCAAATTAAGGAAATGGAACTTAAATTGCACCCAGAGTTAAAAGAAGCACTGACAGCACTTTGCAGTGATCGAAATAACACCGTTGTTGTTCTCAGTGGGAGTGACAGAAAAGCATTAGACAAA AACTTTGGAGAGTATGACATGTGGTTGGCAGCAGAACATGGAATGTTTTTGCGACTTACAAAGGGAGATTGGATGACAGCAATGCCTGAACACTTAAATATGGAATGGGTTGACAGTGTGAAG CATGTTTTTGAGTACTTCACAGAACGTACACCCCGGTCACATTTTGAACTCCGTGAAACATTACTTGTATGGAATTACAAGTATGCAG ATGTTGAATTTGGAAGGCTTCAAGCAAGGGATATGTTGCAACACCTCTGGACAGGCCCAATTTCAAATGCCTCTGTTGATGTGGTCCAAGGGAGTCGATCAGTTGAGGTTCGATCGGTTGGTGTTACAAAG GGTGCTGCTATTGATCGTATACTGGGAGAGATTGTCCACAGTAAATCCATGACAACACCAATTGATTATGTCCTATGCATTGGCCATTTTCTGGGAAAG GATGAAGATGTGTACACCTTCTTTGAGCCAGAGCTCCCTTCTGATGGCCTAGTTGCTGCAAGAACAAAGCAAAATGATGGACCAAAATTACCCAATGAAAGACGACCTCCTATGAAGCTTCCAGCCAGTAGAAGCGGGCCAAAATCATCTCAAGGTAAGGCACAACGTGCTTTAATAAATCCCGAGAAGGGAACTCCTAACCACAGCTGTGGGAATTCGCGACGGTCATCAGCAGAAAAGACTTCATGGAACGTGCTTGATCTCAAGGGAGATAACTACTTCTCCTGTGCTGTTGGTCGAACTCGTACCAATGCTCGCTATCTACTGGGATCATCAGATGATGTCGTGTCCTTCCTAAGGAGACTAGCCAATGCATCCACGTGA